One Triticum dicoccoides isolate Atlit2015 ecotype Zavitan chromosome 3B, WEW_v2.0, whole genome shotgun sequence genomic window, ttacacactctttaaagttgagttttgaaaaaaatcatcaaaagtcatgtaatttataaactttggtcgtaaaagcatatgaaatatgagatacaaatAAGATAGTGCAAAAAAAAGAGGGAATTAGAGCAGTCATTACCGAGAGTCGATTCTTGGCTCTCGGTAATTTCCACCTTTTCCGAGATCTGCCCTCGGTAAACCATCCACCTAGATCTCTTCccttcttgtgcattctcgataatatgtattatacttttttttgttttctttcatgcttggcaaacaaccttagcacatcagaattaacgtcttgtgttttcttcttcggatgagccttgtccggttctagagaccggcacccctccggtggccccggtggtctagggcattgttcggcacctagagggggtaggccacgaggaataactgcttcttcgtgttagtgcatgtcatcgcgaaatgacagaccaagtctaggctcgttctatcatgggatcacccaccgaagattctgtctcgggaacggacgcagccggtcctcgacgttcccgcccgtgtgtgtggtttgtgaggcacgtgctacgtcaaggacgtgcgttgcttattcaaatagcacaccacccctgcatgcatatgcatgggccacgcgcatgtacgggtgccctcccccccccctcgggcggtatccatatcgagcacccatccggtggccccggcggtctagggcgttattcgtcaccgagagggtgtagtccacggtgaataacagctactccgtgttagtgcatgtcatcgcgagatgacataccaagtctaggccaaagccacagcaagatcccatccgtgtagacctgatgcgtctgtttcccccctccatgtgtcggccgtgaggggggccacaccccggagaggcgtgccgcctcttcggacatgccaccacatcgtacggcatgtatgagggcccggtgcgatgctccggtggcattgcttccccccagggcccccgtcccgcctaaccctgtagcgtttgaccatgggatctagcgctctaactttgcacggacgggctttgaccagtggaactctccacccggttgtgttaggtcagcccataggaacactttggagcaacatccgggcctaaGCCATAGCAAGACCCcatccatgtagacccgacgcgtccgtttcccccctccaggtgccggcggcggcgccgtccgtgaggggggcacaccccggagacacgggccgggcgtttgcaaccgccacaacacttccagacttgtgagaggccgcctacgcaagatttggtggcatgtgctagcccccggaggccacgggccacagtcgtagacacgcgaagagcaatccgcggagAGAGAAGTGTTCTGATacttctttaaagttctctctcggtgccggtctagaaagttgaccggcaccgagaaagGGGGTAGGCCACGatcaacaacttcttcttctcatttttttttactttaaacactctttaaagttgagttttgaaaaaaaaaatcatcaaaagtcatggaatttataaactttggtcgtaaaagcatatgaaatatgagatacaaaaaagatagtgcaaaaaaagAGGGAATTAGAGCATGTCATtggcggtctagggcgttgtttggcacctagagggggtaggccacgaggaataactgcttcttcgtgttagtgcatgtcatcgcgagatgacagaccaagtctaggctcgttctgtcacgggatcaccgaccaaagattctgtctcgggaacggacgcagccggtcctcgacgttcccgcctgtgtgtgtggtttgtgaggcacatgtcacgtcaaggacgtgcgttgcttattcaaatagcacaccacccctgcatgcatatgcatgggccacgcacatgtacgggtgccctcccccccccctcgggcagtctccatatcgagcacccatccggtggccccggcggtctagggcgttattcggTACCAAGAGGGTATActccacggtgaataactgctactccgtgttagtgcatgtcatcgcgagatgatagACCAAGTAtaggctcgttctgtcacgggatcacccaccgaagattctgtctcgggaacggacgcagccggtccttgacgttcccgcccgtgtgtgtgctTTGTGAGGCACGTGCTACGTCAAGGACGtgcattgcttattcaaatagcacaccaccccggcttgcatatacatgggccacacgcatgtaggggtgccccccCTCATGGAATGTCGCCGACACAACGATGGCAGTCTACCTTCAGATTGGGCGATGGGGACAGCCGCCGGCGAGATGGAGATAGAGGGGTGGGATGAGTGATGGAGATGGAAGGAAGAAATCAGGGGTGAATGTTGTGTGTTTTAAGTGGATGGGAGAGGAAGAGGCGTGTGGAGAAGTGCAGAGGACGCGATGAGTGTGGGCAGGGCACACGAGTAGCTGAGTGTGAAGATGAAAAAGTGAGAACGGGATGCGAGGTGTCACAGGATTGGCTTCGTCTTATTCGGAAAATAAAAAAATAGTTGCTTTTGTGGTAAAAGACGTGGGGTTGTGAGGACCAAAACTTGATGACGTGGAAGGACTGATGATGTGGACATGTTGCATGTTTAGAtaaataggttagtggggatgaaTCTGTTAGGTATATAGGATGTCAGataaaaaagatagtgcaaaaaaagGAGAAGGGAAAAAATTAAAGCAGTGGTTACCGAGGGTCGATTCTCGGCTCTCGGTAATGGACACCTTTACCGAGAGCTGCTCTCAGTAAAGCATCTAACCTAGATCTTAACCTTTCCCCTTTCGTTTGTATCTTCACTCACCTCTCGTCTCttcccaccgccgccgacgacgccgaaatcgccaccgccgccgcctccacccccTGCGGCCTCCGCCACCCCCTACGGTCGCCGCCACCCCCTACGGTCGCCGCCACCCGCcgtggccaccgccaccccctcctccACCGCCCCCAACTGCNNNNNNNNNNNNNNNNNNNNNNNNNNNNNNNNNNNNNNNNNNNNNNNNNNNNNNNNNNNNNNNNNNNNNNNNNNNNNNNNNNNNNNNNNNNNNNNNNNNNNNNNNNNNNNNNNNNNNNNNNNNNNNNNNNNNNNNNNNNNNNNNNNNNNNNNNNNNNNNNNNNNNNNNNNNNNNNNNNNNNNNNNNNNNNNNNNNNNNNNNNNNNNNNNNNNNNNNNNNNNNNNNNNNNNNNNNNNNNNNNNNNNNNNNNNNNNNNNNNNNNNNNNNNNNNNNNNNNNNNNNNNNNNNNNNNNNNNNNNNNNNNNNNNNNNNNNNNNNNNNNNNNNNNNNNNNNNNNNNNNNNNNNNNNNNNNNNNNNNNNNNNNNNNNNNNNNNNNNNNNNNNNNNNNNNNNNNNNNNNNNNNNNNNNNNNNNNNNNNNNNNNNNNNNNNNNNNNNNNNNNNNNNNNNNNNNNNNNNNNNNTCCTCCaccgccaccccctcctctggcgccATCCCCTCCTCCACTGCCTTCCACCACCACCAACTGCGGCCGCCACCCCTCCTCCACCGCTCCCCACTACGGCCACCGACATCCCCTCCTTCACCGTCCCCAACTGCGGCCACCGACATCCCCTCCTCCACCGTCCCCAACTACGGCCACCTCCCCCAAGCTTCATGGCCGGCAACCGGTGCGGCAATTCTTCGATGTGGCCCAAGGACGGCCGCCGCAGCAGAGCTTCTCCGGTAGCGCGACAGCTGGAGATGCCCTCAGGTATGTATAATATTTTGCACAAATGTATGAAATATGAACAAATGTAGTAGTACATGAAGATGGTCCTGTTTAGTAATGCCTAGAGTAGTAGATGCATGTCCTATTGcttgattggagtgctttttttaGATATGTAGAATATGCCTGATGCATATTGTTGTTCCTTAGATATGCATAATGACCTCAGGTATGTAGAATATGCCTTATTGGAGTGCTTTTTTTAGATAAATACTAGAGTAGATCAATGAAACTATATACTTGTGTTTATTTCCTTGTCAGTGGTGAACTCTGATCTTTGGTTGCCTTTGCTTTTTTAATAAAAAGTTGGTGCAGGGGGGCAACCCCtttcgtttcaaaaaaaaattccttgtcAGTGCTATGGCATTAGTAAATGGAACTATATATCTGAGGCTTGATTGAGCTATTTGTGTTATTTTTTGCCATATATGATATGACACTTAGATTAGGAAGGTTTTGCTTTGGAACTGAGAGTAACCATATATATTTTGTTTTTCAGATTCTGATGAGAGCACTCGTAATAAGTATCGGAGAGTCCCGATTGGTAGGGCCGAGTCGTCCGCCTCCCATCAGGCCACAACCGAGGCATCGCCATCATCGGATGGCGATGTCGGAGTGGACCTAGATCCGCTCGCCACCGAGTCGGGCGACATGGAGGCCTCGGACGGCTCGGGGTATACCTCGAGCAACATTTCCAAGAGGAAGAAATCCGGGCGTGGTCCGGGGAAGGTCCTGGAACCAACTGCTGCCAACAACCGCCCTATCATTTGCCCGACAGGAGAGGGGTAAGCAAGCATTTCATTTGCATCATATTTTGGATGCCACAACTTTGACACTCACATATGCTTGTCTTTTATATCATGCAGTCAGTGTGAATTTATCCCGACACAACCTAAGGGGGCACGCCCGCCGAACCACGTCATCGGCTCCCTCTTGAGGAAGCACTTCCCTGGATTGTCCAAGCCTGGTGATGACGATCCGCCATTGCCAGGTTTAACCTGGGAGCATTACGTACACAACAAGGATGAGCACGATGTCACCATGGCCACTCGGGTCATCAATGCTTTTTTTGTAAGTATCTTAGCTCCGACCACTGTATTTTTTCATATCCAAATCCTTGATTGCGTGGATGGTGGGAAGATGCCATATGCTTTCTTGTAGCAAACATTTGCTTGCGTGGATGGTGAGAAGCAGAAGGCGATCAAAGGCATCGTGAAGTCTGCCCGAAAGATACTCTCTGACACCAAGCACACGCTGCGGTACAAAGCCGTGATGCAGTGTCGGCCGCTGGACTCGAAGGGAGAGAAGATGACAAGGAAGACTGCTTGCCAGATCAACTTGTCGCGAGAAGAATACCTGTCAGTGGTAAGTGACTACATCGGTTGCTAGTACTTTGGTTCATCCCTCTTGTTCCTCAATTATTCGATTTTGTCTGACTAGATGAAGGAACCCTAGATGAAGGACGATTGTTGGGAGGCCCTGGTTGACATGTGGTGTGACCCAGCATGGCAGGCGCAGCATGTGGAGAAGGGAAACAAATGAGCCAAAATGCCAGGCCCGGCTCATGTCCAGGGGAGCCGGAACCTAACCGCTCTCAAGCAACACATGGTATGTGTATTAAGATGTTAACTTTTTCGCACGGTGCATCTTGGTTCATTCAACTTGATGGTTAATTTAGCAGGAGGCGAAGGTTGGTCGACCGGTCCACATCCTGGAAGCCTGGAAGGAAGGCCAAAAGGGGAAGGATGGCGCCGAGTTCTGCAGCGAGTCGGCGGGGGAGAAGTGGGGGACCTTCAAAGAGGTCTTCTAGGAGGTGCACGGGGAGGAAGCCGAACCTACGTCCTAGCCCCTTGACCCTGAGCTTCTCATCATTGCTGGCGAGGGGAAGGGCCATGGCCGCCACCTCCTTTGCAACGGGGCGATCGCCACCTCCGGGCACCGCAAGCTGCGCGAGATACGCGCATCGAGCACCAGCTCAACTCCATCCATACGGAGTCGCCCAACTGCCGCATCACGTGAGATAGCGCGTCTCAAGGTTAGCATCCTAACCTTTTATTTATGTCCATGCCTCGAAATAGCACCGTTCCAACCTATATGAGCCTAATGCCATGTTACAGGATTTAATGGCGCAGCGGACTGTTGAAGAGGAGCAAAGGCGGAAGGCTGAGGAGGAGTCCAGAGAAAAGGAACGGGCAGACACTAACAATAGTTTGAAGATGCTTGAGGATCAACTACAGGTAGAACATTATCTAAACTAGAGTAGAAGATTCATTACATAGGGACAAACCACCCTCACATGACTCTACTCTTATAGGTTCTTATGCAATCTCGAAGCAGTGCAAGtgatgcccctcctcctcctccggaatgTTAACCCGATGGCCTCTCCTCCTCAAGATGATCTATATATGAACAAGTGTACTTCTATTGTGACGTGCACGTGTTTTGCAAGTAGTGACAATATGTATGAATTTGCGACTTGTGTGTGATGTCTACTAGGATAATACATTCAACTTGTGTGTGACAATATGTGGACTATCCCTAATTATGCATATATATGTGGACTAGATCAAATTATGCCTATATATGATCAAATTATGCCTATATATGTGTGGACTAGCTCAAAATGCACTGTAGTGGTTTTTATCTGCAGGGATCAGAAAAGAAATAGATTGACAATAGAATGGATGGGAAAGATTTCCGAGAGCTACACTCGAAAAAAGGCAGACTACCGAGAGCAACGCTCGGAAATATGGTCGTCTGGGACACTACTGTTGTGCCACAACTTTTCCGAGAGAAGCTCTCGGAAAAGAAGGAGAGCATTGCCGAGACTAGCTCTCGGCAAAGCCATGTAAATTGTCAGCTCCCATGAAGGATTGCCGAGAGCCGCTCTCGGCAAGCATATCGTCATTTTTTTACTGATAAATGTGACCAGTGGGATCACATGTCACTTGgaaagaacacacacacacaaaaaaggaTGTTGCATGTGCTTTGCCGAGAGCCACActcaaaaaagtagacagtaactgACGGAGCCGTCTGTTGCGGACGGACATGCCACGTGGCTACTCTTTGCCGTGAGTGGCTCCCGGCGTCTGCAGGGTTTGCCGTGCGATGCCTCTTTGCCGTGAGGCAGTGACGACAAAGAGTGTAGTTTGCCGTGAAAGTGGGTTTGCTGAGAGTGACACTCGGCAAAGCAAGCTTTGCCGAGTGTCCGTGTTTTAGCACTTGGCGAAGAGCATTATACCCGGCGTACGTGAAAATTCCAGTAGTGTATGCACCACAAGTCTGCTCAATCACAAAGAGAAAAGGTAGTTCCACGTCTCTCTACGGTTCGAAAGCAGTTTACCAAAATCACACAACTTCTTCTTCTTTCAGATGAAATCACACTGCTAGTTTCCTAGAGAAATTACATTGGAAATTATTGCTATCAAAATAGCGTATCACCTAGCTAGGAATGGCCATCAAAAGAGTGAAAACTGGACAGCTGACATAAGGGTTGGCTGGCGTTGTGGGACACTTGTGCGCCAGGAAAAGCAAAAATTCAGACATGGGGACACCGAGGCGGCTAAGCCAGGGGCGAAAACCAGTTCTGTGGAGCGAACACGGTGCAGGGCGTGACGGCGCCAGGCGCCCCACCGATCCTCGCCTTGCACCACATCCACGTCGGCGTGCCCGTGCCGGAGCGGGCGTCGCCTCCCTGGAGGAGCCTCACCTGGACCTCAAACTCCACGGCGCAGACTCTCTCCGCCGCCGCGATGAGTCCGCGCAGGTGCTCGGGCAGGTAAACGCCGTCGTCCCAGTCCCACGCCAGCTCGAACGGCACCTCGAGCGCCCCCTTCCACGGCACACAGAAGTCGGGCGCGTGGCCCGACGCCACGGTATAGCCGCCGTACGTCACCACTCCCTCCCCGTGGTGGTGGCACCTCCCCGTAGCGCGGCGGTTGCTGGCGTGCAGGACGACGTCGAAGGCCCGGGGGATGGACGTCGTCGCGGCCGGAGCCCCCACGCTGCTGTTGCTCGGGATCGGCGTCAAGTGGACGGAGAACTCAGGTGGCAAGTCGTAGGTGAAGTAGTAGCACAGCGTCCCGGTGATGCAGATCAACATGGCGAATTCACAGATCACGGAGATGATGTACCGGGGGCAGGTGAGCACCGCCGGCCTCTTGAAGCCGGCGTCGCTACCGCCAAGGACGGGGACACCACGTCCAGGCTTCGCGGCCGGGTACAATGTTTGCTTGACCAAATTCAACAAGGCTCGCACAAGCCGGAAGAGAAGAGATGGCATGTTGCCGCGTACCGGTTGCAGATCTTCCCGGCGGCCGGTAGGAGCGTGCGCGTACTACGAATTTGTTATTGTTTGCCTTGGGGCAGTAGATCAATAAGTATATAAGATAAAATTCGACGGTTTATCTGTTACTCTCTCGGCTAAACAGAAGTCTTTTTATAAATTGTAATACATACTACGTACGGAGTAAAATGGGTGGGTCTCTCTGTTGTCAGCTTAAGCCCGATCAGGTTGTAGGCCGTAGGCCTGCTGACGGAGATTCCCATGGCGAGGAATCGATCCAACAAGTTGTCTACCGAAGAGGTTCCTGTCGGGGCCATGCCTCCGGGATATTCGGCGGGATGTTCTTTGAGTACTTCGATGGGATCCGGCTTTAAGGTCAGATCCCGGATAGTGTCAGCTTCCTTCGTGCCCACTGAATCTGAGGTCAAGGCGTcgggctcggcgagctcttccgcaGGGGTAGCGGACTCTACGGGAGCAAGGCTTTCCCGAGGGCCGCCGCTGGACTCTAAGTTCCGGTGGTCGGCTCCGTAATCGGGGTGAGGTTCTCAACTTGGTCCAAACGACCGATGAGGTCGGCGCATAAGGTGATGCCACCGAACGTGAAGATCTGGCCAGGGACAAAGATGTCCCTGGCGCGAGTGAGGTTTCCATCGAATAGTTGGGCCATCGATCCTTTGGTGAtccgcagtggaactctcaatgaaagcaccaatgtcggtgtcaaaaccggcagatctcgggtagggggtctcgagctGCGGATCTAGGATCAATGGGGAATAGGGGATGAAAAACAcggtgtttacccaagttcgggaccTCTCTAGGAGGTAGAATCGTACGTCCTGCTTCATTGTATTTGATGTGTATGGTATGAGtacagagtcgatctacctcgagatcaggcgAGCTAAACCCTAGGTTCATGGGGATTGGATGTTGCTCTAACCCTaaagactaaagccctccggtttatatggacatggGTTAGAGTTCACATGGTCGGTTACAATAAAGGAAAAGATCACGCTAaatcttgacttggagggcacaccacggcTCCGAAGATCTTCTATCCGGTTATGGGTCCACGCCCTAGCTTGGCTCCAtagcagcccatcagtccggcctatAAGCAATGAGCCGGGGGCCCGAGGACCCCTTATtcgaggactccctcaatagccccccgAACTAGCCTTCAATGCCAGGGCCTGTGATCGGTGTCCGCACTCCCCTGCAGTCTTTGGCCTGCGAGGCGAGTTCTCCATCATATCATGTGCGCGCTCGGAGTTGAGTAGTATTCCCTTGCCGAATATTATCCGGAATCCGGATTAGCGTCTAGAAACAAAGCCTTATTTGAGAGATTGTTTTCATCATCCGACTGACATTCTTAATAAATTCATCTCCTTTTTGCAGCTTTGGAAAGTTCTCAGCTCGTGAAGGGACATGCCGAACATTGAGCAGATGTGCGCTCTCCTGCGCGACCGAGCCTCTGCCCTTCATGCTGGCCGCGGAAGGAGGAGTTGGGCTAGAGTGCTTTTGTCTTCTATTGTGAGGAGTCGAGAGGTGTGTTGTGAAAGGTGCCGCGAGCGTTCTTCATGGTCTTCCTCGAGTTTGTGGTGGCACTGGCAGGCGGGTCTTCTCCCTCTACCGTCTGGTGCGGCTGGGTGCCGCGTCGTCTCGCTTGCGCCTGGGAGGCGATGCATTCTTCTTCTTGTTGCACATTTGTGCGTCTATGTGTCCGTGAGCTCTCACTTGCACCTGGCTAGCTAGCCCCTGCTCGGTGTGAACACCCCCTCTCACGTGATGCGGGAAGTCAACACGTGAATAGACTCAGAGGTATGGCTCAAAAGGCATATACAGGGACACAAAGGGGGAACAACATTTTTCTTGGATAAATTGAGAAGCCAGGACTTGGACTCAGGTACCATGTTAAACTTCATGCACTAGTCAACGCAATCAAAAGTCCGGACTAACGAAAAGGATAGataatccacatatacacttcaacaggCGCGTCTTCAAAACCTTTTGTCATTGTCATGTCTTTTTTCCCTGTTGAACTTGACTTATAACTCACTATTAAGGGTCTCAGTTGCCGCGCAGTACCCCGTTTTCTAAAAaaaagcgttggagatgccctaacccaTGGGTGTTTAGGAAAAATAGTCCCTCtatttctaaatataagcccttttagatATTAATGCAAGAATGGCCTTTTGGCTCTCGACCTCCATGGAAGCCGAATTTTGAAAATTTCAGAATTCAGAAATTTTGGTTTAAAAAACAATCTGAAAAGATTTGCACAGGGTAAACATGGATGTGAGGCGTATAtgtgtaaaatttcaggatgaaataattgaaatgcgacctgtacaaaaagacaaattcatggtcTAGAAGAATGAATAGTATTATGTGTTAAAAATCCCTATATTTGTCTTTTTGTACAACCTCATTTCAATATATTTCTTCCCGAAAATTTACACACTTGTGCACTATGCCTTCATCTATCTCTGTATTTTTCAGacttttttgaaatgtaaaaatatgatttttttatgaattttgaattttgcatTTGGAGGCCTTCATGAAGCTCGGCTTCTAAAAGCAATTTCCGTTTTAATACGGAGTACATACAGATTTATATAGATTTTAAAGTATAGATTCACACCTCGTCGCTACCATCGAAGAAACAACAGAGGGATCACGATCTCCGAAGTTGCAAACAGTATATACCATGGTCTCTAGCCCGGAGACGGACACCTATCAAGGGAAGAGCTCGGACTCGACCTATGATACG contains:
- the LOC119281406 gene encoding uncharacterized protein LOC119281406, yielding MPSLLFRLVRALLNLVKQTLYPAAKPGRGVPVLGGSDAGFKRPAVLTCPRYIISVICEFAMLICITGTLCYYFTYDLPPEFSVHLTPIPSNSSVGAPAATTSIPRAFDVVLHASNRRATGRCHHHGEGVVTYGGYTVASGHAPDFCVPWKGALEVPFELAWDWDDGVYLPEHLRGLIAAAERVCAVEFEVQVRLLQGGDARSGTGTPTWMWCKARIGGAPGAVTPCTVFAPQNWFSPLA